TTTCCCGTCAGAAAATAGATGAAGTGCTCGATTCCGGTTTTGATGCCGTGCAGATGGCGAGAGCTTTGCTCAACGAACCGGGATTCGTGAACCGGATGAAGCAGGAAGAACAAGCACGTTGCAACTGTGGACACAGTAATTATTGCATAGGACGTATGTATACGATAGAAATGGCTTGTCATCAACATTTGAAAGAACAATTACCTTCCTCTTTACAAAAGGAGATTGATAAACTGGAGAAAAAATGAGTGAAATGAAATGGGCAATCATCACCGGTGCGGACGGAGGAATGGGAACAGAAATAACACGTGCCGTAGCCAAAGCCGATTATCGAATCATTATGGCTTGTTATCATCCGAAGAAAGCGGAGATTGTTCGTGAACGTTTGAGCAAGGAAACCGGAAACCCGGATTTGGAGGTTATGGCTCTTGACTTATCTTCCATGCAATCCGTGATTTCTTTTGTCAGCCGGATCTCAGAAAGGAACCTTCCCATCGCTTTGTTGATGAATAATGCCGGAACAATGGAGACAGGCTTTCATACTACTTCCGAAGGATTCGAACGAACGGTAAGTGTGAACTATATAGGACCTTATCTGCTTACCCGGAAATTAATTCCGCTGATGGTGCGTGGAGCGCGTATCGTAAATATGGTTTCCTGTACATACGCAATCGGCAAGCTCGACTTCCCTGATTTCTTTTATAGGGGGAGAGCGGGAGAGTTTTGGAGGATTCCTGTTTACAGTAACACGAAGCTGGCTTTACTGTTGTTTACTTTCGAGCTTTCCGAGCAACTTCGGGAGAAGGGAATTACCGTCAATGCTGCCGATCCGGGAATTGTTTCTACTGATATCATCACTATGCACAAGTGGTTCGATCCGTTGACCGATATTTTTTTCCGTCCTTTTATCCGTAAACCCAAGAAAGGGGCTTCTACGGCAATCGGTTTACTGTTGGACGAGAAGGAAGCCGGTGTGACAGGACAACTGTATGTCAGTAACCACCGGAAAAACTTGTCTGATAAATACACGAATCATGTGCAAAAAGAGCAGTTGTGGGAGGTAACGGAACGTGTGTTGGCGAGTTGGCTGAAGTAGGGTTTCTTTTCTTTTTTTATTTAAATTATCTAGTATTTACTTATATATAGGTATTGTACATATCTATATACTTCATTTTTGTTGTCTTATTTTTACCAATAGATAGGGATTGTTTAGCACTTCTTTTTCTGCTTACCTTTGCATCGCTTTTAGAACAATGAAAAAGTTATAAAGTAAAAAGGTAAAAAGGAGATGAGCAATAAATGTTTTTTGGTTTTTCTGGCATTCTTGTTTTCTGTATCCGTATATTCACAACAGGGGCGTCACCGTAGTAGTTTAATTTCGGGCAGAGTGATGTCCACAGAAAAAGAAGTGGTGGATTTTGCGACAGTTTATCTGAAAGGAACCAACCAAGGATGCTATACAGATGAAAAAGGTATATATCATTTGAAAACGACAGCAGGTGAATATACACTTGTTGTTTCGGCTATCGGTTATCAAACGGTAGAAAAGAAAGTTAAATTAGCCAAGGGAGAAAGAATAAAAGTAAACGTCACTATTGCGCCGGCAGTAAAAGAACTGGGAGAGGTGCTGGTCACGACATCCGGAGTCGGCCGTGTGAATCAGTCTGCTTTTAATGCGGTAGCCATTGATGCGAAGAAATTGCATAACAGTACACAGACTTTGGCGGGTGCACTGACTAAAGTGCCCGGTGTAAAACTCCGCGAATCAGGTGGAGTGGGGTCGGATATGCAATTGTATATCGATGGCTTTAGCGGGAAACATGTGAAAATCTTCATTGACGGCATACCACAGGAGGGAGCCGGTGCTGCATTCGATTTGAACAATGTTCCTATTAATTTTGCTGACCGTATAGAAGTCTATAAAGGAGTGGTTCCCGTAGGATTCGGAACCGATGCCATTGGGGGAGTGGTTAATATTGTCACCAACAAGCAACCCGGAAAGTGGTTTATGGACGCTTCCTATTCTTACGGATCGTTTAATACTCATAAATCATACGTGCGCTTCGGACAAACGTTCAAGAATGGTTTTATGTATGAAGTCAATGCTTTTCAAAACTTTTCGGATAATGATTATTATGTAGACACTTACATACGCGAATTTGAGATTAAAGAAGATGGAAGCGTACGTTTTCCGCCACTTGACAAAAATAAGATTTATCATCTGAAACGTTTTAATGACCGGTATCATAATGAAGCCGTGATTGGAAAAATCGGCCTGGTAGGAAAGAAATGGGCAGACCGTTTAGCGTTGAGTTTCAATTATTCTCATTTCTATAAAGAGATACAAACAGGCGTTTATCAAGATGTCGTGTTCGGTGAAAAATTCCGCAAAGGACATTCGTTGGTCCCTTCTTTAGAATATTACAAAAAGAACTTATTGGTGAAAAACCTGGATCTGCTGTTGACTGCCAATTACAATCATAATATCACCAATAATGTCGATACTGCTTCGCGGGCTTACAACTGGCGTGGAGATTTTTATGAAAAAGGCAGCCGGGGCGAACAGTCTTACCAGAACAGTGAATCTAAAAATAAAAACTGGAATGGGACGCTGAAGATGAATTATCATATCGGACAGGCGCATACGTTTACTTTCAGTCATGTAATCAGTGATTTTGAACGTACGAGCCGCTCTACCATCGGTGCTTCTTCCAAATTCACGGACTTTTCTATTCCTAAAATCACCCGTAAAAACGTCAGCGGGCTTTCTTACCGTCTGATGCCGTCGGACAGATGGAATGTGTCGGCATTTGCCAAATATTATCGGCAATACAACAAGGGACCGGTATCGCAGAATACGGATGGAATAGGCAATTATATCAATCTGTCCAATACGGCAAGCGCTCTTGGATATGGAGCGGCAGGTACCTATTTTATATGGAAAGATCTTCAGGTGAAACTTTCGTACGAAAAGTCCTTCCGCCTACCGACTACGGACGAACTCTTTGGAGATGAAGACCTTGAAGCTGGCAAAATGAATCTGAAACCGGAGAAAAGTGATAATGTCAATTTGAGTTTCAGCTACAATCATCAGTTTGGCAAGCATGGATTGTATGCCGAGGCCGGTTTGATATATCGGGATACGAAAGATTATATAAAAAGAGGACTGGACGTATTGGGAGGAACAAGCTACGGATATTATGAGAACCACGGTCACGTAAGGACTAAAGGGTATAATTTGTCATTGCTTTATAGCTTCTCGCATTGGTTTGATATAGGAGGAACATTCAATAGCATTGATACTCGTGATTACGAAAAGTTTCTGGCGGGTTCCTCTTTGCAAGAAAGCATGCACTATAAAGTGCGTATGCCGAATCTGCCCTATCGTTATGCTAATATCAATGCAAATTTTTATTGGAATGACCTGTTTGTCAAAGGAAATGTATTGAGCATCGGTTATGATAGCTACTGGCAGCACGATTTTCCTCTTTACTGGGAAAATCTCGGAGATAAAGATTCAAAGAATATGGTGCCGGAACAGTTTTCTCATAATCTGTCTTTGTCCTACACCATGAAGAATGGACGTTATAATGTATCATTTGAATGTCGGAATTTCACCGATGCCCAACTGTTTGACAATTTTAGCCTGCAAAAAGCGGGGCGCGCATTCTATGGAAAGTTCAGAGTGTTTTTCGGTAAATAATAAGAGTAAGTTTTTAGTATCAATCAATAATAAAGAATATATGAAGAAGTTTTTATTACAGGCTTTTGCCGTAGCTTTTTGTTTGAGTAGCGGTGTGTTTGTGGCATCTTGCGACGATGATAATAATCCGGTGGATAACCCGCCGATTGATGGAGAAACGGCTTATGTGGTGGCTGCCACAACTGGTGAAGCAAGTTATTTGGTAGTAGCCAATTCTTTGGATGAAGGAACAGTGTCGACCCAAGGGAATGGAACTGAAGTGATTGGCGGTACTTATTGGGTATATAAAGGATTGGATTATGTGTTTGCTTTAGTTTATAATAAAGGTGGCGCAGGTACAGGAGCTTCCTATTATCTGGGTGCAGATGGTAAAATGAAAGAAAAGTACACATACACTTATAATCGTATCACGTCATACGGTACTTGGGGGGATAAAGTAGTGACTGTTTCCACTGGGGACTCGAAAATAACAGATGAGGATCAGAATGTGGCTCAAGCATTGTTGTTCAACTATCTGGATGCAACCGATGGCAGCCAGGAAGAGGGTAGCTTGCTTGCCGAAAATTACTTGGGTAATGGTGAAAAAGTTTCATGGGCAGGTCTGGTTGAAGCTAACAATAAGATTTATACATCTGTCATCCCAATGGGAATGAGTAAGTACGGTATTAAAAAATGGCCGGAAGCTGTGACAGATCAGGAACTTGTGACTAAGACTGACGGTGGTAGCGGCAGCGGTGCATATACAGCCGGTGTCATTCCTTCTACACAATACCCGGATAATGCTTACGTGGCAATTTATAGTGGCACGAACTTCAATGAGACTCCGGTGATTGCCAAGACTGATAAAATAGGCTATGCATGCGGTCGTATGCGTTCACAATATTATCAGACCATTTGGGCTGCTGATAATGGTGATGTCTATGTGTTCTCTCCCGGATATGGACGTACGGCAGTTTCATCTTCAGATTTGAAGAAGGTAACAGGACAGAAGCCTTCGGGCGCAATGCGTATCAAAGCAGGTGCAACAGATTTCGATCCGGATTACTATGTGAACTTTGAAGAGATAGGCACTAAACATCCTATTTTCCGTTGCTGGCACATCTCTGAAGATTACTTTCTGCTTCAATTGTATAAAAAGGGAGCGGAAGATATGATTAATGGCGGTACAAGTGCAGATGTCAGCGAATTAGCTGTTTTCAAGGCGGAAGATCAGACGATTATGCCTGTTACAGGTCTGCCGGCTGACGGAAAGTTTGGTGGCGAGCCTTATGGAGAAAAAGGGTATGCTTATATGGCTGTCACTGTGACTACGGGCGAGAATCCCGCCTTCTATAAAATAGACGCAAAAACAGGTAAGGCAGTTAAAGGTTTAACGGTAGAAGCTGACGCTGTCACTACGGTAGGTAAGATGGAATATCTTTCAAAGTAATACACTCGGTTAAATAGAGAATCTTTTGTAGATAAAAGCCTGCCGAGCGGAAAGCTTTACAGGCTTTTTCAAGAAATAGGATTGAAAACATGAAAAAAATATTCAGAAAGATACATTTGTGGCTTTCCGTCCCTTTCGGACTGATAATAACTCTTGTCTGCTTCTCCGGTGCCATGCTGGTATTTGAAAATGAGGTGAATGAGTGGTCTCGACGCGATCTTTACTACGTAGAAATGGTAAAGGAGTCTCCTTTACCTATGGATAAGCTGCTTGAAAAAGTGGCGACGATATTGCCTGACAGTGTATCGGTGACCGGTGTCAGCATATCTTCTGATCCCGGACGTGCGTATCAGGTTAGTCTTTCCAAACCACGTCGTGCATCTTTGTATGTAGATCAGTATACGGGTGAAGTAAAAGGAAAAAGCGAGCGTAGCGGCTTTTTTATGTTTATGTTCCGAATGCATCGCTGGCTGCTGGATAGTATGAATCCGGGAAATGAAGGGATCTTTTGGGGCAAAATGATTGTAGGTGTCAGTACGCTTTTACTTGTTTTTGTACTGATTTCGGGAATTGTCATTTGGTGGCCGCGTACACGTAAAGCATTGAAGAATAGCCTGACAATAACAGCAACAAAAGGTTGGCGAAGGTTTTGGTATGACTTGCATGTGGCAGGTGGAATGTATGCTCTGATCTTTCTACTGGCTATGGCACTGACGGGATTGACCTGGTCTTTTCCGTGGTATCGGACGGCTTTTTATAAGGTCTTAGGGGTGGAAGTACAGCAACGTTCCGCCCAAGGACATGAACAGAAAAGTGATGCTCAAAAGGGGGATACCAAATCGGCAGTCCATCGGGAAAAGAAACCATTCGCTTATTGGCAGGAGGTTTATGATAAACTAAGTCGCCAGAATCCGGAATATAAGCAAATCAGTATTTCTTCCGGTACGGCAAGTGTGTCTTTCAACCGTTTCGGGAATCAGCGGGCATCTGACCGTTATTCTTTCAATACGGATAATGGTGAATTTACAGAAACAAGTCTTTATCAACATCAAGACAAGTCAGGAAAGATTCGTGGTTGGATTTATTCTGTGCATGTTGGTAACTGGGGAGGAATGTTTACTCGCATACTTACCTTTATTGCTGCCTTATTGGGGGCTGCACTACCACTGACTGGATATTATCTATGGATAAAAAAACTCATAAATTGTACGGTTTTGAACTAATTGTGCCGAAAATTACCAAAGCCTCAATAAAGTTTGGTTCTCCTCCTTCACATCCTTCACGGATGGTAATCATCTGTTTGACAGGTGTTTTCTGTGAACAAATAAAGAAAAATCTTTTCTTCACGTCCTTCACGCCTTCACAATCCCCACAGTTTGCACTTTCACAGCCCGTAACCTTCGCATCGGGATTGTCAATCTTAGCAAATTGAACAGCTTGCATCCAAGAAGCCGACTGTAGTTGTCCACCTAGTCGACTTAAGTTGTCTAATCAGCCGACTATAGTCAGCCAAGTAGACAACTATAGTCGGCGATTAATAAATAGAAATAAAGTATACGATAAGACGGTAGTTTATCAGTAATAAGAAGGCTGATTCTTAATATTGGAAATGAATAAAATATATTCATAACCGTGCAGCATTGAATAAATGAAAGAAGAGCGGTGAATGATAAGGAAACCTCCCGTTCATCCACCGCTCTTTATCTTATAATACTGATATAAGCTGAACTCCTGAAAATAAAAAGATTAGATTGAAAGCTCTTTCAATACAGTGACAAGATCTCTCTTGATTGGTTTGTCATTCTTAATAGCCTTGCTGAACGGTACGTAAACGATTTCATCATGTTCGATTCCGATCATTACGTTACGTTGATCTTCCATAATAGCATCAATAGCAGCAGCACCGAGGCGGCTTGCCAGGATACGGTCGTGGGCAGTCGGGCTGCCACCACGTTGTAAGTGACCTAAGATCGTCACACGTACATCATATTGCGGGTATTCGTTTTTGACACGTTCTGCATAATGCATGGCGCCACCGGTCAGTTCACTTTCGGCTACCAATACGATACTGCTATTCTTTGATTTGCGGAATCCGTTCTTGATAAACTCTTCCAGTTGGTCGACTTCCGTACTGAACTCAGGAATAATAGCAGCTTCGGCTCCTGAAGCAATGGCTCCGTTCAGCGCAAGAAAACCTGCGTCACGTCCCATCACTTCCACAAAGAACAAACGCTCGTGCGAAGTGGCTGTGTCGCGAATCTTATCTACTGCATCCAAAATAGTATTCAGCGCTGTGTCGTAACCAATAGTCGTATCTGTGCCGTAAAGGTCATTGTCAATCGTTCCTGGTAGTCCGATACACGGAACGTCAAATTCCTGCGCGAAGATGCGGGCACCTGTCAGCGAACCGTCACCACCGATGATAACCAAGGCGTCGATGCCTTCTTTCTTCATATTATCGTAAGCCAGTTGGCGTCCTTCAGGAGTGGTGAACTCCTTGCAACGGGCTGTTTTCAAAATTGTTCCACCTAGTTGGATGATGTTACTTACGTTCTGGCTTTTGAATTCTTTGATTTCGCCTGTCACTAAGCCTTTGTATCCTCTATATATACCTTTAACTTGTAGTCCGTTATAGATAGCCGCACGTGTCACTGCACGTATAGCTGCGTTCATTCCCGGCGCATCACCGCCGGAAGTCAAAATTCCGATACACTTTACTGTTCCCATAACACAATCTTTTCATTAATTAGTTTGATGTGGCAAATGTACAATAAAAAGTTGAAAGCAATGTTTATGAAGTTTTTTTTCGCATGACGAAACCATTAAAAATGTTCAAATATCCGTTCTTTGCTTTCTTTTTATTCTTATCTGTTGCTTTTCATTTTTATCTATAACTTTGCTGTTATTCTTTATTTATAAGTGCCCGAATGTGGTTGTATATCTTTTCCATCAGCCATTTAGGAGTTGAAGTAGCTCCACATACCCCAATCGACTGTACGTTTTGGAGTAAAGAAACGTCTATTTCCCTTTCGTTGTCTATCAAATGTGAATTAGGATTCACTTTCAGACACTCTTCAAACAGCATCTTTCCGTTCGAGCTTTTTTTTCCGCTCACGAAAAATATCAAATCATGTGTAGCTGCAAACTCTCTGAGCTTGGGCATGCGGTTGGCAACTTGGCGGCAAATCGTGTCGTAATACTCGAAAGTCGCGTCCTGTGAGATATGTTTTTTGATATATCCTACAATTTCCTGAAATTCGTCGAGCGACTTGGTTGTCTGCGAGAAAAGCCGGATGTTCTTGCTTAAGTCCAGTTTCTTCGCTTCCTCGGCTTTTTCGATGACAATCGCTTTTCCGTCTGTCTGTCCCACCAGTCCCAACACTTCTGCGTGACCGGTTTTGCCGTATATGACAATTTGCTTTTCTTGCTTCCCATCTTGTAGGAATTCCTGCTTGATACGCTTCTGCAAACGCAGCACTACCGGGCAGGTAGCATCTATTATCTCTATATTATTTTCGTGGGCAATCATGTAAGTTTCCGGTGGTTCTCCGTGTGCCCTGAGCAGAACCTTGACATTCCGCAACTGCTTGAACTCTTCGCGGTTGATGGTAATCAATCCCATCGTTTTCAGCCTGTCCACTTCCCGGCTATTGTGTACTATATCTCCAAGACAATAAAGCGTTTCTCCTTTTGCCAACTCTTCTTCCGCTTTGTGAATGGCAGTCACTACTCCAAAACAGAAACCTGAATCCTCATCTATCTCTACTTTAATCATATAGAAAACTACTTATATATTGAATAGTATCACTTATACTATAAAAATATCACTTGTATTATAAGGGTATCACTCGTATTATAAAGAATATGCCTCAAGCAATGAAGAAAGACTATTTGCTGACCTTATTAAAATTCTCGAACAACCATTCTTTCTGCTGCTCGATTGTCAAATTCGTATTGTCCAGTAAGATAGCATCTTCGGCTTTGCGCAGTGGGCTTACTTCCCGGTTTTGGTCAATGTAATCCCGTTGCTTCACGTTCTCCAATATTTCGTCGAAACTAGCTTCCTGTCCTTTCGCTTTCAGTTCGTCATAACGGCGCTGTGCACGGATTTCCGGTGTGGCAGTTACAAATATTTTCAATTCTGCATCCGGGAAAACGGTAGTCCCGATGTCTCTGCCGTCCATCACTATTCCCTTTTCTTTTCCCATCGCCTGCTGTTGGGCTACCATTGCTTCGCGTACAAAGTCGAGCGCGCTGATAGGGCTGACTTTGGACGAAACTTCCATCGTGCGGATTTTGCTTTCCACATTCACATCGTTGAGGTAGGTGTCCGGGCGTCCCGTTTCCGGATTCAAACGGAAAGAAATATGAATGTTCTTGATTTCATTTCTCAGTTTTCCCACGTCGATAACGTCACCGTCGAAAATTCCGTTCTCTATACTATATAAAGTGACCGCGCGATACATGGCTCCGCTGTCAATGTAAATGTACCCCACTTCACGGGCAAGATCCTTGGCCATAGTGCTTTTTCCGCAAGAGGAAAAACCGTCGACTGCTATTACTATCTTTTTCATATTCAGTTCATCTAATTTGTCCGCCAAAGATACGTTTATTTTGAAAACAGACCGAACGATCGGTATAAAAAAGAGTGAAGTAACTACGAAAGAATTAAAAAAGTTAAAAAGCCGGATAAAAAGACAGGAAGAGACGGATGGTTAACTGAAAATGTACTATATTTGCCCAAAGACACATAGGAAGACACTTTTTTTTATTAATCATTATATTAATTATTTTTATGGAAGTTAAAAAATCACCCAAAGCAGACCTGGAAGGCAAGAAGTCTACATGGTTGCTCGTTGGTTACGTGGTAGTGCTAGCTTTCATGTTCGTGGCGTTCGAATGGACCCAGCGTGACGTGAAGATTGATACAAGCCAGGCTGTAGCTGATGTCGTGTTTGAAGAGGAAATTATTCCTATTACCGAAACCCCTGAACAAGCAGCTCCACCACCACCCGAAGCCCCGAAAGTGGCCGAATTGTTGGAGATTGTCGATGATAAAGCCGAGATTGATGAAACAACAACCATTATCAATGAAGATAATGCCGCTCCTGTAGAGGTAAAATACGTGCCGGTACAGGTTGTTGAAGAAGAGCCGGAAGAACAAACCATTTTTGAAGTTGTAGAAAACATGCCGGAGTTCCAGGGCGGACAGGCAGCTTTGATGCAGTATCTGGCTAAGAATATCAAATATCCTACTATCGCACAGGAAAACGGAACTCAAGGACGTGTTATCGTACAGTTCGTTGTTAACAAAGACGGTAGTATTGTAGATGCAAAAGTTGTACGTAGTGTTGACCCGTATCTGGACAAAGAAGCTCTCCGTGTGATAAACACCATGCCGAAGTGGAAACCAGGTATGCAGCGTGGTAAACCGGTACGTGTTAAATTTACAGTTCCTGTGATGTTCAGACTGCAGTAATTTGTAACTCAATAATTAAAGAGGCTGCTTACGGCAGCCTCTTTTTTCATTCATTAATATTTTCATCCATCATGTTCACAGCTTCTCAACTACTTGATAAAATAAACAATCATATTTCTGAAATACAGTTTACTCGGACACCGAAAGGGCTCTATGAACCGATTGAATACATTCTTTCTTTAGGGGGGAAGCGGATACGTCCTGTATTAATGTTGATGGCGTATAACTTGTATCGTGAGGATGTAGCATCTGTCTACGATCCTGCCATAGCTATCGAAGTTTATCACAACCACACATTGCTGCATGATGATTTGATGGACCGTTCGGATATGCGCAGGGGGAAGCCCACCGTACACAAGGTCTGGAACGATAACACTGCCGTGCTTTCAGGAGATGCTATGCTGATTTTGGCGATTCGCTACATGACAGCTTGTCCGACGGAGCATTTGAAAGAAGTGATGGAACTGTTCAACCTGACTACACTTGAAATTTGTGAAGGACAGCAGTTGGATATGGAATTTGAATCCCGCTGTGATGTCACCGAGGATGAATATATCGAAATGATTCGCCTGAAAACAGCTGTGTTGCTGGCAGGCAGTCTCAAAATCGGTGCTATTCTGGCAGGAGCGACTGCCAAAGATGCCGACAATCTGTATAATTTCGGAATGCATATAGGAGTCGCATTCCAGTTGCAAGATGATTTGTTGGACGTTTATGGTGATTCGGAAGTGTTCGGTAAGAAAATAGGCGGCGATATTCTTTGTAACAAAAAAACATATATGCTTATCAAGGCACTGGATCGTGCGGACGAAAAGCAAAGAGAAGAACTGGACCGTTGGCTGAATGCTGAAACCTGTCAGCCTGCTGAGAAAATAGCGGCAGTGACGGAACTGTATAATCAACTGAATATTCGTAATGTCTGCGAAAACAAGATGCGCGAATATTATACACTCGCCATGGAAAGCCTTTCGGCGGTAGCTGTGCCAGAGGACAGAAAAAAAGAACTGAAAAACTTGGTAAAATTACTGATGTATCGTGAAATGTAACTAAGTTCTTGAAATATGCCATACAGACGACTACCAAATACAGACCAGGCAAGGGTTCGGGCGTTGAAAACAGCGGTCGAAAAAGGAGAACTGTATAATGTACGCGACCTGGCAATTACACTAAAGACATTGTTTGAAGCGCGCAATTTCCTGCAAAGGTTCGAAGCGGCGCAAATTTATTATACGCAATGCTATGATAACCAGTCGCGAGCGAGCCGAAAACATCAGTCGAATGTGAAAACCGCCAGGCTGTATATCTCTCATTTTATCCAAGTGCTCAATCTGGCTGTGCTTCGTGATGAAATAAAAGTAGCACATAAAGATTTGTATGGTCTGCCCAATACGAACACTGTGCCGGATTTGCTGAGCGAAGCGGCGTTGGTGGAGTGGGGAAAGAAAATCATTGAAGGTGAGCAACGGCGGACGTCCCAAGGTGGCATACCTATTTATAATCCTACTATTGCCCGCGTGAAAGTGCATTATGATATCTTTCTTGACAGTTACGAACGCCAGAAGAATTATCAGGCACTGACCGGCCGGAGTCTTGACGAACTGGCTTCCATGCGCGATCGTGCCGACGAATTGATATTGGATATTTGGAATCAGGTTGAAGCTAAATATCAGGACGTTACTCCCAATGAAGTTCGACTGGAAAAATGCCGTGATTACGGTTTGATATATTATTACCGTTCCAGTGAAAAAGTAAAAGAAGAAAATAAAATATCATGCTTATAGATACTCACTCTCATCTTTTTTTAGAAGAATTTTCGGAAGATTTGCCACAAGTGATGGAGCGTGCACGCGAAGCTGGCGTTTCGTCTATCTTTATGCCGAATATAGATAGTACGACGATTGAACCGATGCTGTCTGTATGTGCTGATTATCCGGGTTTTTGCTATCCGATGATCGGAGTGCATCCCACCTCGGTCAATGAAACATATGAACAGGAATTGGCAGTTGTGCAGGAGCAGTTGGCTGGCTTCAATCAGTACGTCGCTATCGGTGAAATTGGCCTTGACCTTTATTGGGACAAGACCTTCTTGAAGGAACAACTGCTGGTCTTTGAAAAGCAGATTGAATGGGCGCTCGAATATCGGTTGCCGATTGTCATTCATTCAAGAGATGCTTTTGAGTATATATATAAGGTAATGGAACCCTATAAAAATACTTCGCTCACCGGTATTTTTCATAGTTTCACCGGTACGCCCGAAGAAGCTTCAAAGTTGCTGGAATTTGAAGGATTCATGCTAGGCATTAATGGAGTAGTCACCTTTAAAAAATCAACTCTGCCGGAGACATTGCTGACAGTTCCTTTGGAACGTATCGTGCTCGAAACAGACTCTCCGTATTTAACTCCGGTTCCGAACCGTGGTAAGCGGAATGAAAGTGCGAATGTGAAGGACACCCTCGCAAAAGTGGCGGAAATTTATCGGATGCCCTCTGAATATGTGTCTCAGGTCACTTCGGAAAATGCACTAAAAGTGTTTGGAATCCGCAAATAAGGTTCGAAAGGTTTTAAATTATATTAATTTGCAGTATTTATTCAAGATAAAAAAGGGATAATGCTTCAAGAAAAGAAAAAAAAGGATACATTTGTAGCTGAAAATGCGGAAAACTTATAAGGAGAGATGCTCGAGTGGTTGAAGAGGCACGCCTGGAAAGCGTGTATACGCCTAAAGCGTATCCGGGGTTCGAATCCCCGTCTCTCCGCAGAATTGAAAACGGAACGAGAAGTAAAAACAATAATAATAATCAATTAATTAATCTTAAAAATTAGACACACAATGAAAAAGTTATTCGCAATTGTTGCTGTGATTGGTGCCTTTACATTTGGCTCTATTCAACTTGCTCAGGCTCAAGAAGCTCCTGCAGCAGAACAAACTGAACAACAAGCTGTTGCTCCTGCTGCTGAGACTACCGCTGCTGCTCCTGTTGCAGAAGAAGGTGGTATTCACAAAGAACTGAAAGTTAAATTCATTGAAGGTACTGCATCTTTCATGAGTTTGGTAGCTGTCGCTTTGGTGATCGGTTTGGCTTTCTGTATCGAACGTATCATCTATTTGAGTTTGGCTGAAATCAACACAAAGAAATTCATGGCATCTATCGAAGCTGCTTTGGAAAAAGGTGATGTTGAAGCTGCTAAAGACATTGCTCGTAACACGAGAGGTCCGATTGCTTCTATCTACTACCAAGGTTTGATGAGAATTG
This portion of the Bacteroides acidifaciens genome encodes:
- the pfkA gene encoding 6-phosphofructokinase — translated: MGTVKCIGILTSGGDAPGMNAAIRAVTRAAIYNGLQVKGIYRGYKGLVTGEIKEFKSQNVSNIIQLGGTILKTARCKEFTTPEGRQLAYDNMKKEGIDALVIIGGDGSLTGARIFAQEFDVPCIGLPGTIDNDLYGTDTTIGYDTALNTILDAVDKIRDTATSHERLFFVEVMGRDAGFLALNGAIASGAEAAIIPEFSTEVDQLEEFIKNGFRKSKNSSIVLVAESELTGGAMHYAERVKNEYPQYDVRVTILGHLQRGGSPTAHDRILASRLGAAAIDAIMEDQRNVMIGIEHDEIVYVPFSKAIKNDKPIKRDLVTVLKELSI
- a CDS encoding 4-hydroxy-3-methylbut-2-enyl diphosphate reductase; the protein is MIKVEIDEDSGFCFGVVTAIHKAEEELAKGETLYCLGDIVHNSREVDRLKTMGLITINREEFKQLRNVKVLLRAHGEPPETYMIAHENNIEIIDATCPVVLRLQKRIKQEFLQDGKQEKQIVIYGKTGHAEVLGLVGQTDGKAIVIEKAEEAKKLDLSKNIRLFSQTTKSLDEFQEIVGYIKKHISQDATFEYYDTICRQVANRMPKLREFAATHDLIFFVSGKKSSNGKMLFEECLKVNPNSHLIDNEREIDVSLLQNVQSIGVCGATSTPKWLMEKIYNHIRALINKE
- the cmk gene encoding (d)CMP kinase gives rise to the protein MKKIVIAVDGFSSCGKSTMAKDLAREVGYIYIDSGAMYRAVTLYSIENGIFDGDVIDVGKLRNEIKNIHISFRLNPETGRPDTYLNDVNVESKIRTMEVSSKVSPISALDFVREAMVAQQQAMGKEKGIVMDGRDIGTTVFPDAELKIFVTATPEIRAQRRYDELKAKGQEASFDEILENVKQRDYIDQNREVSPLRKAEDAILLDNTNLTIEQQKEWLFENFNKVSK
- a CDS encoding energy transducer TonB, giving the protein MEVKKSPKADLEGKKSTWLLVGYVVVLAFMFVAFEWTQRDVKIDTSQAVADVVFEEEIIPITETPEQAAPPPPEAPKVAELLEIVDDKAEIDETTTIINEDNAAPVEVKYVPVQVVEEEPEEQTIFEVVENMPEFQGGQAALMQYLAKNIKYPTIAQENGTQGRVIVQFVVNKDGSIVDAKVVRSVDPYLDKEALRVINTMPKWKPGMQRGKPVRVKFTVPVMFRLQ
- a CDS encoding polyprenyl synthetase family protein, translating into MFTASQLLDKINNHISEIQFTRTPKGLYEPIEYILSLGGKRIRPVLMLMAYNLYREDVASVYDPAIAIEVYHNHTLLHDDLMDRSDMRRGKPTVHKVWNDNTAVLSGDAMLILAIRYMTACPTEHLKEVMELFNLTTLEICEGQQLDMEFESRCDVTEDEYIEMIRLKTAVLLAGSLKIGAILAGATAKDADNLYNFGMHIGVAFQLQDDLLDVYGDSEVFGKKIGGDILCNKKTYMLIKALDRADEKQREELDRWLNAETCQPAEKIAAVTELYNQLNIRNVCENKMREYYTLAMESLSAVAVPEDRKKELKNLVKLLMYREM
- a CDS encoding TatD family hydrolase, which produces MLIDTHSHLFLEEFSEDLPQVMERAREAGVSSIFMPNIDSTTIEPMLSVCADYPGFCYPMIGVHPTSVNETYEQELAVVQEQLAGFNQYVAIGEIGLDLYWDKTFLKEQLLVFEKQIEWALEYRLPIVIHSRDAFEYIYKVMEPYKNTSLTGIFHSFTGTPEEASKLLEFEGFMLGINGVVTFKKSTLPETLLTVPLERIVLETDSPYLTPVPNRGKRNESANVKDTLAKVAEIYRMPSEYVSQVTSENALKVFGIRK
- a CDS encoding MotA/TolQ/ExbB proton channel family protein — protein: MKKLFAIVAVIGAFTFGSIQLAQAQEAPAAEQTEQQAVAPAAETTAAAPVAEEGGIHKELKVKFIEGTASFMSLVAVALVIGLAFCIERIIYLSLAEINTKKFMASIEAALEKGDVEAAKDIARNTRGPIASIYYQGLMRIDQGIDVVEKSVVSYGGVQAGYLEKGCSWITLFIAMAPSLGFLGTVIGMVQAFDKIQQVGDISPTVVAGGMKVALITTIFGLIVALILQVFYNYVLAKIEALTSEMEDSSISLLDMVIKYDLKYKK